One segment of Vibrio mimicus DNA contains the following:
- the tcdA gene encoding tRNA cyclic N6-threonylcarbamoyladenosine(37) synthase TcdA — protein MRELDTPASDSYNQRFGGTRRLYGYSEVDILRAAHVCVIGIGGVGSWAVEALARTGIGELTLIDMDDVCVTNINRQIHAMTGTVGKSKIEVMAERVKLINPECKVNLVDDFITPDNQHLYLSKSFDYVLDAIDSLKAKASLLAYCRSNKIKVITVGGAGGQTDPTQITVADLTKTIQDPLAKKLKDRLRQHHNFPTNPARKFGIDCVFSTEQLKYPQADGSVCATKSTAEGPKRMDCASGFGAATVVTATFGFVAVARIVDKLIQKHKVKA, from the coding sequence ATGCGTGAACTCGATACTCCTGCCTCCGACAGTTACAACCAACGTTTTGGTGGTACGCGCCGTTTGTATGGTTATAGCGAAGTCGACATTTTACGTGCCGCGCACGTGTGTGTGATTGGGATTGGTGGTGTAGGTTCATGGGCCGTTGAAGCTCTGGCTCGAACCGGTATTGGCGAGTTGACCCTAATCGATATGGATGATGTGTGTGTCACTAACATCAACCGTCAAATCCATGCCATGACGGGTACGGTTGGCAAAAGCAAAATCGAAGTGATGGCAGAGCGTGTAAAACTCATCAACCCAGAGTGCAAAGTCAATTTGGTGGATGATTTCATCACGCCGGATAATCAGCATCTTTATCTAAGCAAATCGTTTGATTATGTGTTGGATGCGATTGATAGCTTGAAAGCCAAAGCTTCTCTGTTGGCGTATTGTCGCAGCAATAAAATCAAAGTGATCACTGTAGGTGGTGCGGGCGGACAAACCGATCCCACCCAAATTACTGTGGCGGATTTAACCAAGACGATTCAAGACCCACTGGCGAAGAAGCTCAAAGATCGCCTGCGTCAGCACCACAACTTCCCAACCAATCCAGCGCGTAAATTTGGTATTGATTGTGTGTTCTCGACCGAACAACTCAAATACCCTCAAGCGGATGGTTCGGTATGTGCCACCAAATCAACCGCGGAAGGGCCAAAACGTATGGATTGCGCCAGCGGATTTGGCGCTGCAACGGTAGTGACTGCTACTTTTGGCTTTGTCGCGGTGGCGCGTATAGTCGATAAACTGATTCAAAAGCATAAAGTGAAGGCGTAA
- the csdE gene encoding cysteine desulfurase sulfur acceptor subunit CsdE: MSQFPAHPFGDEINAQTILETMQTLHGWEDRYRQIIQWGKLLPVMPEVLKSEQVLVSGCESEVWLVAEQQGEQWFFCADSDARIVRGLIAIVLAALNGKTSAEISAFSMDDYFAQLGLLAHLSPSRGNGLQAIVATIQAKAHH, from the coding sequence ATGAGTCAATTTCCAGCTCATCCCTTTGGTGATGAAATTAATGCACAAACCATCTTAGAGACCATGCAAACTCTGCACGGTTGGGAAGACCGTTATCGCCAGATCATTCAATGGGGTAAGCTGCTGCCAGTGATGCCAGAAGTGCTGAAAAGTGAGCAAGTTCTTGTCTCTGGCTGTGAAAGCGAAGTGTGGCTAGTGGCAGAGCAGCAAGGTGAGCAGTGGTTTTTCTGCGCGGATTCCGATGCACGGATTGTGCGCGGTTTGATTGCGATTGTGTTGGCTGCGCTGAATGGCAAAACTTCTGCAGAAATTAGCGCATTTTCTATGGATGACTATTTTGCCCAGCTTGGTTTGCTGGCGCATTTAAGCCCATCACGCGGTAATGGCTTGCAAGCGATTGTCGCGACGATTCAGGCCAAGGCACATCACTAA
- the csdA gene encoding cysteine desulfurase CsdA, translated as MLNLDAIRTQFPALQQTVNGNPLVYLDSAATTQKPQCVIDAISHYYSQHNANVHRGSHSLTAQATSQFEGAREQVAQFIGAPSSKNIIWTRGATEALNLIAQSYARSTLQAGDEILVSETEHHANIVPWQMVAEQTGAKVVKIPMMPSGEFGLEAFQQMLSPRCKIVALAHVTNVTGTRQPIEAVIQAAHQQGAIVVVDGAQGIVHEIVNVHALDADFYVFSGHKLYAPAGIGVLYGKTELLETMPPWHGGGKMVEKVSFEGTTFAGLPGKFEAGTPNVAGAVALATAIAWYQNLGRETVEAHLQQLQHQAYQAISQIDEIRVLGYQPKASVLSLVMDGVHHQDLATLLDQQGIAVRAGHHCAHPLMDAFGVKGTVRISFGVYNTAEEVERLVAAIHKAVDLL; from the coding sequence ATGCTCAATCTTGATGCAATCCGCACGCAATTTCCGGCGCTGCAACAAACCGTCAACGGCAACCCACTGGTCTATCTCGACAGTGCGGCCACTACGCAAAAACCGCAGTGTGTGATCGATGCGATCAGCCACTACTACAGCCAGCACAATGCCAATGTGCATCGCGGTAGCCACAGTTTGACGGCGCAAGCCACCAGCCAATTTGAAGGCGCGCGTGAGCAAGTCGCACAGTTTATCGGTGCGCCAAGCAGCAAAAATATTATCTGGACGCGTGGCGCCACCGAAGCACTCAATCTCATCGCGCAAAGTTATGCCCGCAGCACATTGCAAGCTGGCGATGAGATTTTGGTCAGTGAAACCGAACACCACGCCAACATAGTGCCGTGGCAAATGGTCGCTGAGCAAACGGGCGCGAAAGTGGTCAAAATCCCGATGATGCCTAGCGGTGAATTTGGTCTTGAAGCCTTTCAGCAAATGCTGTCACCGCGCTGCAAGATCGTTGCTCTCGCTCATGTCACTAATGTCACGGGAACTCGTCAGCCGATTGAAGCGGTAATCCAAGCCGCGCATCAGCAAGGTGCGATTGTGGTGGTGGATGGTGCCCAAGGCATAGTCCATGAAATCGTGAATGTTCACGCACTGGATGCGGATTTTTATGTTTTCTCCGGCCATAAGCTGTATGCGCCAGCCGGCATTGGTGTGCTGTATGGCAAAACTGAGCTTTTAGAAACCATGCCACCTTGGCATGGCGGCGGCAAGATGGTCGAAAAAGTCTCGTTTGAGGGTACTACCTTTGCTGGCCTACCCGGCAAATTTGAAGCAGGTACGCCAAATGTGGCAGGTGCTGTTGCCCTCGCTACGGCGATTGCTTGGTATCAGAATCTTGGTCGTGAAACCGTTGAAGCACACTTACAGCAACTGCAACATCAGGCTTACCAAGCGATCTCACAAATCGATGAAATTCGCGTGCTCGGTTATCAACCCAAGGCCAGCGTGCTGAGCTTAGTGATGGATGGTGTCCATCATCAAGACCTCGCTACCTTGCTCGATCAACAAGGGATTGCCGTTCGTGCGGGGCACCATTGTGCTCATCCTTTGATGGATGCGTTTGGCGTAAAAGGGACAGTGCGAATTTCTTTCGGAGTGTACAACACCGCAGAAGAGGTGGAACGCTTGGTCGCCGCCATCCATAAAGCGGTCGATTTGCTGTAA
- a CDS encoding LON peptidase substrate-binding domain-containing protein — MEEIMLFPLSSVVLPEGKMKLRIFEPRYQRMVAQCGKTGRGFGLCLFNSKSNKNANELSEFGTLVNIVDFETLSDGLLGITVVGIRRFVIRKVRVEFDGLRIATVEWLPDWPSQELLTRERFLGEQLQEVYRQFPQIGELHSLCFFDDVSWVCQRWLELLPLSNDQFDVLVGQTDCHAALAFLQRTIESYLDT, encoded by the coding sequence ATGGAAGAGATTATGCTGTTTCCGCTTAGCTCTGTTGTGCTTCCTGAAGGGAAAATGAAACTGCGTATTTTTGAGCCTCGTTACCAGCGAATGGTGGCTCAATGTGGTAAAACTGGCCGTGGATTTGGCCTTTGTTTGTTCAATAGTAAGTCAAATAAAAATGCAAACGAATTATCTGAGTTTGGGACTTTGGTCAATATTGTTGATTTTGAAACCCTAAGCGATGGTTTATTAGGGATCACAGTCGTGGGGATTCGTCGATTTGTGATTCGTAAAGTTCGGGTTGAATTTGATGGTTTACGTATCGCAACGGTTGAATGGTTACCTGATTGGCCGAGCCAAGAATTGTTAACGAGGGAACGCTTTTTAGGTGAACAGTTGCAAGAAGTATATCGGCAGTTTCCACAAATCGGCGAATTACACAGCTTGTGTTTTTTCGATGATGTGAGTTGGGTCTGTCAACGTTGGCTTGAGCTACTACCTTTAAGTAACGATCAATTTGATGTATTAGTGGGACAAACAGATTGCCATGCGGCCTTGGCTTTTTTGCAACGCACCATCGAATCGTATTTGGATACTTGA
- the panE gene encoding 2-dehydropantoate 2-reductase — protein MNIVVLGPGAVGSLWALHLHRAGHQVALWSRQSQPTLELQLDDSEPVLFSNQSLEILANADLLLITVKAWQVEAALLPLLPHLNRDTILLFMHNGMGAVEAISESLAYFPVLLATTTHGALKTTVNQVHHTGLGQTQVGPFNALGARCDFIADVFNHALAPVTWNPEIQHALWHKLAVNCAINPLTAIHQCSNGALDVPEFAPTIAAILDEVTAVMQAEAVNCDETALRDLVYQVIRATAANRSSMHQDVFHQRPTEIDFITGYVVRKGEQHGVATPVNSELYQQIKTLEQSWRKA, from the coding sequence ATGAACATTGTTGTGCTTGGCCCGGGTGCGGTCGGTTCTCTGTGGGCACTGCATCTGCATCGTGCTGGTCACCAAGTAGCATTATGGAGCCGTCAATCTCAGCCAACATTAGAGCTGCAGCTAGACGATAGCGAGCCTGTACTGTTCAGCAATCAAAGTTTAGAGATTCTAGCCAACGCCGATTTACTGCTGATCACTGTCAAAGCCTGGCAAGTGGAAGCGGCATTGTTGCCTCTGCTACCTCATCTGAATCGCGATACTATTTTGTTATTTATGCACAACGGTATGGGCGCAGTCGAAGCCATAAGCGAATCTTTGGCCTACTTTCCTGTGCTGCTCGCCACTACAACCCACGGTGCACTCAAAACCACCGTCAACCAAGTTCACCACACTGGCTTAGGCCAAACCCAAGTGGGTCCTTTTAATGCTCTCGGTGCACGTTGTGATTTTATCGCAGACGTTTTTAATCACGCACTCGCTCCAGTGACATGGAATCCAGAAATCCAACACGCTCTGTGGCATAAACTGGCGGTGAATTGCGCGATCAATCCGCTCACGGCTATTCATCAATGCTCAAACGGAGCATTAGATGTACCTGAATTTGCGCCGACCATCGCCGCTATTTTAGATGAGGTTACAGCCGTTATGCAGGCAGAAGCGGTGAACTGTGATGAAACCGCACTGCGTGATTTGGTTTATCAAGTCATCCGAGCGACTGCGGCTAATCGCTCCTCGATGCATCAAGATGTTTTCCACCAACGGCCAACCGAGATAGACTTTATTACCGGTTACGTAGTACGTAAAGGCGAACAGCATGGCGTTGCAACTCCAGTAAACAGCGAGTTATATCAACAAATCAAAACCTTAGAGCAGAGTTGGAGAAAGGCATGA
- a CDS encoding DUF2850 domain-containing protein has protein sequence MVKAKHQASRKNIGLSKERLLLLIALLGTVYVFMLYSNIFGRLQDQWFPKSELYGLWIEQNVAPYAAQKITISSQGVVMNGRLVTTHFEYNGNLLEFMVNDQKYEFDILLEKKIMKQHSSSNYQAVYQLSENVKNNRY, from the coding sequence ATGGTGAAAGCAAAACATCAAGCGAGCCGAAAAAATATTGGCCTAAGCAAAGAGCGCTTACTGCTGTTAATTGCTCTATTGGGTACGGTTTACGTTTTTATGCTGTACAGCAATATTTTTGGACGATTGCAGGATCAGTGGTTTCCGAAATCGGAGCTGTATGGTTTGTGGATAGAGCAAAATGTTGCCCCATACGCCGCACAGAAGATAACGATCAGCTCACAAGGCGTGGTAATGAATGGAAGGTTGGTAACTACTCACTTTGAGTACAATGGGAATCTGCTGGAGTTTATGGTTAATGACCAGAAGTATGAATTCGACATCCTGTTAGAGAAGAAAATCATGAAGCAACATTCATCATCAAATTATCAAGCTGTCTACCAATTGTCAGAAAACGTAAAAAATAACCGTTATTAA
- the mltA gene encoding murein transglycosylase A encodes MSKRLLSLVSLALLFGCAQQSTDRAQQYQQQTFPQILNRADVVESNKPRDYTEFSKQSDLVVQGSASLAKLYQPLYEQLNEWVLQSGDPATLAQFGIQAAQLGGGDKQGNVLFTGYFSPVMELRHQPDSEFKYPVYGLPKCNKECPTRSEIYQGALEGKGLELGYAANLIDPFIMEVQGSGFVHFGDDDTLEYFAYAGKNNKAYVSIGKVLIERGLVEREKMSLKAIKDWVLANDEETVRELLEQNPSFVFFKPRAAAPVTGSAGIQLLPMASVAGDRSIFPMGTPILAEVPLLNADGTWSGAHQLRLLIVLDTGGAVKQNHLDLYHGMGPRAGLEAGHYKHFGRVWKLGLENSPTQAPWALPPEKQK; translated from the coding sequence GTGAGTAAACGTCTTCTTTCTCTTGTTAGTTTGGCGCTGTTATTTGGTTGTGCACAACAATCGACGGATCGCGCACAGCAATACCAACAACAAACTTTCCCGCAAATTCTCAACCGTGCCGATGTGGTTGAATCGAACAAACCACGCGACTATACCGAATTCAGCAAACAAAGTGACTTGGTGGTACAAGGCTCAGCTTCGTTGGCTAAACTTTATCAGCCTCTGTATGAGCAGTTGAATGAGTGGGTACTACAAAGTGGTGACCCAGCAACACTGGCTCAATTTGGTATTCAAGCCGCTCAGTTGGGGGGCGGTGATAAGCAAGGCAATGTGCTGTTCACTGGCTATTTTTCGCCTGTTATGGAACTGAGGCATCAGCCAGATAGTGAATTCAAATACCCTGTTTATGGATTGCCAAAGTGTAATAAAGAGTGCCCAACCCGCAGTGAGATTTATCAAGGCGCGCTGGAAGGTAAAGGCTTGGAATTGGGTTATGCCGCCAACTTGATTGATCCGTTTATCATGGAAGTGCAGGGCAGTGGTTTTGTGCATTTTGGTGATGACGATACTTTGGAATACTTCGCTTACGCCGGAAAAAACAACAAAGCCTATGTGAGCATTGGTAAAGTGCTGATTGAGCGCGGTTTGGTTGAGCGAGAGAAAATGTCGCTCAAAGCGATCAAAGATTGGGTGCTTGCTAACGATGAAGAAACGGTACGTGAACTGCTTGAGCAGAACCCTTCTTTTGTATTCTTCAAACCACGTGCAGCCGCTCCAGTAACCGGAAGTGCAGGGATTCAGTTATTGCCGATGGCATCGGTTGCGGGTGATCGTTCGATTTTCCCAATGGGTACGCCTATTTTGGCTGAAGTGCCACTACTGAATGCGGATGGTACTTGGTCTGGCGCACATCAACTGCGTTTGTTGATCGTGCTCGATACGGGTGGTGCGGTAAAACAAAACCATCTCGACTTGTACCACGGCATGGGGCCACGTGCTGGGTTAGAGGCGGGGCACTATAAGCACTTTGGTCGTGTGTGGAAGCTCGGGTTAGAAAATTCGCCCACCCAAGCACCGTGGGCATTGCCGCCGGAAAAACAAAAATAG
- a CDS encoding ChrR family anti-sigma-E factor — translation MSYHPDYALLANYVEGELDCAHGLAITAHLEICPHCRDIVHEIEGELGERLNQQSAQAVVLPAEADWQHMFDSIVALPQHPAAPITVKTCPTLVKVNGKQIAIPKALARLVKQEQAWRSYGGKVFSLPLRSEENVRMNLMYISQGVSIPQHTHKGFESTLVLHGGFSDENGHYEVGDFIQHDGQVCHSPRTPQGQDCLCLTVLTEPMVFTQGVARIFNLFGKGLYP, via the coding sequence ATGAGTTATCACCCGGATTATGCTTTGCTCGCCAATTACGTTGAGGGCGAATTAGATTGTGCGCATGGTCTTGCCATTACTGCTCATTTAGAGATCTGCCCACATTGCCGCGATATCGTGCATGAAATTGAAGGCGAATTGGGTGAGCGGCTCAATCAGCAATCGGCACAGGCCGTAGTTTTGCCTGCAGAAGCTGATTGGCAACATATGTTTGATTCGATCGTGGCGTTACCTCAACACCCAGCTGCACCGATAACCGTAAAAACGTGCCCAACCTTGGTAAAGGTCAACGGTAAGCAGATCGCTATTCCCAAGGCGCTGGCTCGCCTTGTCAAACAAGAACAAGCGTGGCGCAGTTATGGCGGCAAAGTGTTTAGTTTACCTTTGCGATCAGAAGAAAATGTACGAATGAATCTGATGTATATCAGCCAAGGTGTTTCGATTCCCCAACATACTCATAAGGGATTTGAGTCAACCTTGGTGCTGCATGGTGGATTCAGTGATGAAAACGGTCATTATGAAGTGGGTGACTTCATTCAGCATGACGGGCAAGTTTGCCATTCGCCTCGTACGCCGCAAGGGCAAGATTGTCTCTGTTTAACGGTACTGACTGAGCCAATGGTGTTTACCCAAGGGGTAGCGCGGATCTTTAACCTGTTTGGTAAAGGGCTCTATCCATAA
- a CDS encoding peptidylprolyl isomerase, which produces MAKSWLWAATALLSSCVWAGPKVEVETSLGNFTVELNQEKAPVSVANFLRYVDDGSYVGSQFHRVIPGFMAQGGGFDANLNQLPTYAPIANEASNGLRNDTATIAMARTQNPHSATRQFYINLVDNDFLNYATQPPGYAVFGQVTEGFDVIEKMAQQPTQNKGRMQNVPITPIIINKVTLLP; this is translated from the coding sequence ATGGCTAAGTCATGGCTGTGGGCTGCAACAGCACTGCTGAGCAGTTGTGTTTGGGCGGGACCTAAAGTGGAAGTAGAAACTTCACTTGGGAATTTCACCGTGGAGCTAAATCAAGAGAAAGCTCCCGTTTCGGTAGCAAACTTCTTACGCTACGTGGATGACGGTAGTTATGTGGGCAGCCAATTTCACCGAGTGATCCCTGGGTTTATGGCGCAAGGTGGTGGTTTTGATGCAAACCTCAACCAACTGCCAACCTACGCCCCGATCGCCAATGAAGCCAGCAATGGTTTACGCAACGATACTGCGACCATTGCGATGGCTCGAACTCAAAATCCACATTCTGCGACTCGCCAGTTCTACATCAACTTAGTCGATAATGACTTTTTGAACTACGCCACCCAACCCCCAGGTTATGCCGTATTTGGTCAAGTGACGGAAGGATTTGATGTGATTGAAAAAATGGCTCAGCAACCTACTCAAAATAAAGGTCGGATGCAAAACGTGCCTATTACTCCTATCATCATCAACAAAGTCACCCTCTTACCTTAA
- a CDS encoding RNA polymerase sigma factor, with protein MFNPSPHTFGRQEWLDCMERVKSRDKQAFALVFSYYSPKLKQFVMKHVGSEQVALELVQETMATVWQKASLFDGQKSSLATWIYTIARNLSYDLLRRQKGRDAYVLADDLWPDEYCPPDLVDYYAPEQDLLKEQVRKFLDRLPESQQQVIKAVYLEEIPQQDVADMLDIPLGTVKSRLRLAVEKLRLSMDAESV; from the coding sequence ATGTTTAATCCATCACCTCATACGTTTGGTCGCCAAGAGTGGCTCGACTGTATGGAACGAGTTAAAAGCAGAGATAAGCAGGCGTTTGCTCTGGTTTTTAGCTATTACTCGCCCAAACTGAAGCAGTTTGTGATGAAGCATGTCGGGAGTGAGCAGGTGGCGCTGGAGTTGGTTCAAGAGACCATGGCCACGGTTTGGCAAAAAGCGAGTTTATTTGATGGGCAGAAAAGCTCGTTAGCGACTTGGATTTACACTATCGCACGTAATTTGAGCTATGACTTATTGCGGCGCCAAAAAGGGCGTGATGCCTATGTGCTTGCCGATGATCTCTGGCCTGACGAATATTGTCCTCCCGATTTAGTTGACTACTACGCCCCAGAGCAAGATCTTCTCAAAGAACAAGTTAGGAAGTTTCTTGACCGATTGCCCGAATCTCAGCAGCAGGTGATTAAAGCGGTTTATTTAGAGGAAATACCACAACAGGATGTGGCCGATATGCTTGATATACCGTTGGGCACGGTGAAGTCACGTCTACGCCTTGCGGTCGAAAAGTTAAGATTATCAATGGATGCGGAGTCTGTATGA
- a CDS encoding AmpG family muropeptide MFS transporter codes for MVQQPRSHSWLELIVSYFDRRLLWVFMLGCASGFPWVLIGSNMTGWLKDAGLSRAAIGYFGSIFTVYAINFLWAPLVDRVKLPILHSMLGQRRSWIFFCQCIILIGTLLIAGINPANNLILTSLFALGIAIASATQDVAIDAFRIDSFSKSESSKLPQASAMAVIGWSTGYSLPGYFAFVNADSMGWNGVYYIMAGVVGLLMLFTLLVGEPQTQRDQLQQLAEERHQQIVSNRILRWLTVTVFEPFIDFFRRNGFRVALTLLLFVFLFKIGEAFLGRMSIAFYKEIGFSNEQIGYYSKLLGWGITILFTLLGSLVNIKFGIVRGLMIGGIAMASSNLMFAWIAKVGPNEHLFLATLVVDNFTSAFSTVAFVSFLTLMTGQAFSATQYALLASLGNLGRTTIASFSGELADYLNDWSLFFILTAVMVIPSLIMLYSLRHDFSLMLEKAKQHKEDPTPEDNIVQ; via the coding sequence ATGGTTCAACAGCCCCGGTCCCATTCTTGGCTAGAATTGATTGTTAGCTATTTTGATCGACGCTTGCTCTGGGTATTTATGCTGGGTTGTGCCAGCGGCTTCCCATGGGTATTGATTGGTTCCAACATGACTGGCTGGTTGAAAGATGCCGGACTCAGCCGTGCTGCCATCGGTTATTTCGGCAGTATATTTACGGTGTACGCGATTAACTTTCTCTGGGCCCCGCTAGTCGATAGAGTCAAGTTACCCATTCTGCACTCGATGCTTGGTCAGCGCCGAAGTTGGATCTTTTTTTGCCAGTGCATCATTTTAATAGGTACTTTGCTGATCGCGGGCATTAACCCAGCCAACAATCTGATACTCACCTCCCTGTTCGCTTTGGGGATTGCCATTGCTTCAGCCACGCAAGATGTGGCAATCGATGCTTTCCGAATTGATTCCTTCTCAAAAAGCGAATCGAGCAAGCTCCCCCAAGCCTCTGCAATGGCGGTGATCGGTTGGTCGACAGGGTACTCTCTGCCAGGCTATTTTGCGTTCGTGAATGCCGATAGCATGGGTTGGAATGGGGTTTACTACATTATGGCGGGAGTGGTTGGGTTATTAATGCTGTTTACTTTGCTGGTAGGGGAGCCACAGACCCAGCGGGATCAATTACAGCAACTTGCTGAAGAGCGCCACCAACAGATCGTTAGCAATCGAATTCTTCGTTGGTTAACCGTCACGGTATTCGAGCCGTTTATCGATTTTTTCCGTCGTAATGGTTTTCGCGTTGCACTGACACTACTGCTGTTTGTGTTCCTGTTCAAAATCGGTGAAGCCTTCTTAGGTCGTATGTCGATTGCCTTTTATAAAGAAATTGGTTTTAGCAATGAGCAGATCGGCTACTACTCTAAGCTGCTCGGTTGGGGAATCACGATTTTATTCACCTTGCTTGGTAGTCTGGTCAATATCAAGTTCGGGATTGTGCGTGGCCTGATGATTGGTGGTATAGCCATGGCATCAAGCAACTTGATGTTTGCATGGATAGCGAAAGTCGGCCCCAATGAACATCTGTTCTTAGCCACTCTGGTCGTTGATAACTTTACATCTGCCTTCTCTACCGTAGCATTCGTTTCGTTCCTTACCTTAATGACGGGGCAAGCATTTTCTGCAACTCAATATGCTTTGCTTGCCTCCTTAGGTAACTTAGGACGAACCACAATCGCTTCATTTAGTGGTGAATTAGCGGATTACCTTAATGATTGGTCACTGTTCTTTATTTTGACCGCGGTAATGGTGATCCCGAGCTTGATCATGCTCTATTCACTGCGCCATGACTTTAGCTTGATGTTGGAAAAAGCCAAACAGCATAAGGAAGATCCAACACCCGAAGATAACATCGTCCAATAG
- a CDS encoding DJ-1 family glyoxalase III: MIKRILVPVANGSEEMESVIIVDTLVRAGFQVTMAAVGEDLQVKGSRGVWLTAQQTLDALSAEDFDALVLPGGVGGAQAFASSEYLLTLLDAFQQQGKLVAAICATPALVFAKQQKFVGARMTCHPNFFDHIPSERLSRQRVCYYATQHLLTSQGPGTALEFALAIIALLAGAELAQQVAAPMALHPQQLTELSGFIDAQS, translated from the coding sequence ATGATCAAACGAATTCTAGTCCCCGTTGCCAACGGCAGCGAGGAAATGGAGAGTGTCATTATTGTTGATACTTTGGTGCGAGCTGGCTTTCAAGTCACTATGGCGGCTGTCGGCGAAGATTTGCAAGTAAAAGGCTCACGCGGTGTATGGCTGACAGCACAGCAAACACTGGATGCCCTCTCTGCGGAAGATTTTGATGCGCTGGTTTTGCCCGGTGGAGTGGGTGGTGCACAAGCCTTTGCCAGTAGTGAATACCTACTCACTTTACTGGATGCCTTCCAGCAACAGGGCAAGTTGGTTGCGGCGATTTGCGCCACTCCAGCACTGGTTTTCGCCAAACAGCAGAAATTTGTCGGCGCACGCATGACTTGTCACCCCAACTTTTTTGACCATATTCCCTCAGAGCGTCTGAGTCGTCAGCGCGTCTGTTACTATGCCACGCAACATTTGCTCACCAGCCAAGGGCCGGGCACCGCGCTGGAGTTTGCTCTGGCAATCATTGCTCTGCTCGCTGGCGCGGAATTGGCTCAACAAGTCGCGGCTCCAATGGCACTTCATCCTCAACAACTGACTGAACTTTCAGGTTTTATTGATGCTCAATCTTGA
- a CDS encoding outer membrane protein OmpK gives MRKSLLALSLLAATSAPVMAADYSDGDIHKNDYKWMQFNLMGAFDELPGKSSHDYLEMEFGGRSGIFDLYGYVDVFNLATNKSSDKVGDPKIFMKFAPRMSLDALTGVDMSFGPVQEVYVASLFEWDGTDFDTNPFSVNNQKIGLGSDVMVPWLGKIGLNLYGTYDGNRKDWNGFQISTNWFKPFYFFENGSFISYQGYIDYQFGLKDEYSTASSGGAMFNGLYWHSDRFAVGYGLKGYKDVYGIKDSDGFKSTGFGHYVAVTYKF, from the coding sequence ATGCGTAAATCACTTCTTGCTTTGAGCCTATTAGCAGCGACTTCAGCACCTGTTATGGCTGCTGACTACTCAGATGGCGATATCCACAAAAACGATTACAAGTGGATGCAATTTAACCTAATGGGTGCATTCGATGAACTTCCAGGTAAATCATCACATGATTACCTCGAGATGGAATTTGGCGGTCGTTCTGGCATCTTTGATCTGTACGGTTACGTTGATGTATTCAACCTAGCAACGAACAAGAGCAGCGACAAAGTTGGCGATCCAAAAATTTTCATGAAGTTCGCTCCGCGTATGTCTCTAGATGCACTAACTGGCGTTGATATGTCTTTCGGGCCAGTACAAGAAGTGTACGTTGCATCTCTATTCGAATGGGATGGTACAGATTTTGACACTAACCCATTTTCTGTAAACAACCAAAAAATCGGTCTAGGTTCTGATGTAATGGTTCCATGGCTAGGCAAAATTGGCCTGAACCTATATGGTACTTATGATGGCAACCGCAAAGATTGGAACGGCTTCCAAATCTCTACCAACTGGTTCAAACCTTTCTACTTCTTCGAGAATGGTTCATTCATCTCTTACCAAGGTTACATTGATTACCAATTTGGCCTGAAAGATGAGTACTCAACAGCAAGCAGTGGCGGTGCAATGTTTAACGGGCTCTACTGGCACTCAGATCGTTTCGCTGTGGGTTACGGCCTAAAAGGCTACAAAGATGTTTACGGTATCAAAGATTCTGATGGCTTCAAGTCAACTGGCTTTGGTCACTACGTAGCAGTGACTTACAAGTTCTAA